The Helianthus annuus cultivar XRQ/B chromosome 16, HanXRQr2.0-SUNRISE, whole genome shotgun sequence genome includes a window with the following:
- the LOC110919231 gene encoding uncharacterized protein LOC110919231 — MSNLSKLEFTALDISGNNYLPWTLDAKIHLTANNLGETINVDNQTSPQNKAKAMIFLRHHLHEDLKREYLTVEDPLELWTNIKERFDHQKLVLLPKARYEWLHLRLQDFKTVNEYNSALFRITSELKLCGEKITDEDMLEKTFSTFHASNMLLSQQYRERQFTKYSELISCLLVAEQNNKLLLQNHQSRPAGASPFPEANVANYQSGRGRGRGRGPSRGRGRGRGRGYTWRQESQNTKHSGGESSRHNTGRPSKKKSSGNQSNICYKCGMSNHWSRTCHTPKHLVEAYQRMMKEKGKNAETNLIENAPSATISDVHLDACDFIENVRDV, encoded by the coding sequence ATGTCGAACTTATCAAAACTTGAATTCACTGCACTTGACATCTCGGGTAACAACTACCTCCCTTGGACTCTTGATGCTAAAATTCATTTGACGGCAAATAATTTGGGGGAGACAATTAATGTTGATAATCAGACCTCACCTCAAAATAAAGCGAAAGCTATGATATTCCTTCGTCATCATCTTCACGAAGATCTAAAGCGGGAATATCTAACTGTTGAGGACCCTCTTGAATTATGGACAAATATCAAAGAACGttttgaccaccagaagttggtctTACTCCCCAAAGCCCGCTATGAATGGCTTCATTTACGACTACAAGATTTTAAGACCGTCAATGAGTATAATTCTGCTCTGTTCCGCATTACCTCTGAACTTAAATTATGTGGTGAGAAAATTACCGACGAAGACATGCTTGAAAAAACTTTCTCAACGTTCCATGCCTCAAATATGCTCCTGTCGCAGCAATACAGGGAACGTCAATTTACTAAGTATTCTGAATTGATATCATGTCTTCTGGTCGCGGAGCAAAACAACAAGCTCCTACTACAAAATCATCAATCGCGACCTGCCGGTGCAAGCCCATTCCCTGAAGCGAATGTGGCCAATTATCAAAGCGGACGAGGTAGAGGTAGAGGCCGCGGCCCCAGCAGAGGTCGTGGTCGTGGTCGAGGACGGGGATATACATGGCGTCAAGAGTCCCAGAACACAAAACATAGCGGTGGTGAATCGAGTCGACACAATACGGGGCGACCTTCGAAAAAGAAAAGTAGCGGGAACCAAAGCAATATTTGTTATAAATGTGGGATGTCAAATCATTGGTCCCGcacatgtcacacccctaaacACCTCGTTGAGGCATATCAACGCATGAtgaaagaaaaaggaaagaatgCTGAAACTAATCTGATTGAGAATGCACCTTCAGCCACGATATCAGACGTTCATTTGGATGCATGTGATTTCATTGAAAATGTTCGTGATGTTTAA